Proteins from a single region of Styela clava chromosome 1, kaStyClav1.hap1.2, whole genome shotgun sequence:
- the LOC120339784 gene encoding ceramide synthase 1-like produces the protein MVSVIDSKYMSYNFVMPTYQKFVSDVFSTLSTSYKNLSSSDLTPKSLSNTVREYGNISLRDIFTFFGLALLWTLLRYVTTVFFLKPLLSINKLGKNERRKAPESLWKLLFYSSTWCYAVYLLFFTKYDFFFNPPLTFYGWKNGQDVPQDIYTFYMVQLSFYFHSVYGTFYMDVWRKDSVVMLLHHFVTLLLVGFSYIFRFTNVGILVLFFHDITDIILEFTKLVLYHKTVGGKWTKICDFISTIGFVLFGTAWFVFRLYWYPLKALYAAGHTSVVVMGQEPPFFLFFNILLWILLGMNIYWFKFIVIMAYYVVTGKSNEVEDVREYDEDKGPQRSSDSDEISNKKKQEMGNGDASRKNGLMKKHQ, from the exons atgGTTTCTGTGATTGACTCCAAATATATGTCGTACAATTTTGTGATGCCGACATATCAAAAATTTGTTAGCGATGTATTTTCGACACTTTCAACTTCCTACAAAAATTTATCGTCGAGTGATTTAACACCAAAGTCATTGTCAAATACAGTCAGGGAATATGGAAATATATCACTTCGTGACATCTTTACATTTTTCGGATTGGCCCTTTTATGGACATTGCTCCGATATGTAACCACTGTCTTTTTCTTAAAG CCTCTTCTCTCAATAAATAAACTCGGAAAAAATGAAAGAAGAAAAGCTCCAGAAAGTTTATGGAAATTGCTATTTTACTCCTCAACGTGGTGCTATGCTGTTTACCTATTATTCTTCaccaaatatgattttttctTCAATCCACCTTTGACGTTTTATG GGTGGAAGAATGGGCAGGATGTGCCTCAAgatatttatacattttacaTGGTTCAACTAAGTTTCTATTTTCATTCTGTCTACGGAACATTTTACATGGATGTATGGAGGAAAGATTCTGTCGTCATGCTTCTTCACCATTTTGTAACATTGCTTCTAGTGGGATTCTCATATATCTTCAG GTTTACGAATGTTGGAATTTTGGTACTTTTCTTCCACGACATCActgatattattttagaattcaCCAAACTTGTACTTTATCATAAAACTGTTGGAGGAAAGTGGACGAAAATATGCGACTTTATTTCTACAATCGGATTTGTATTGTTCGGCACAGCTTG gtTTGTATTTCGATTGTATTGGTATCCATTGAAAGCACTGTACGCTGCAGGACATACAAGTGTTGTTGTTATGGGACAAGAACCTCCGTTTTTTCtgttcttcaacattttattatgGATTCTTCTAGGAATGAACATTTATTGGTTTAAA TTCATCGTAATTATGGCATATTACGTTGTGACGGGAAAAAGTAATGAAGTTGAAGATGTGAGAGAGTATGATGAAGACAAAGGCCCTCAGAGATCGAGTGATTCtgatgaaatttcaaacaagAAGAAACAAGAAATGGGCAATGGTGATGCCAG CCGGAAAAACGGTTTGATGAAGAAACACCAATGA